Genomic segment of Leishmania panamensis strain MHOM/PA/94/PSC-1 chromosome 20 sequence:
CAGTCCGCGAGCTCACTccagcacagctgcacacacacgtaaacGTGAACAAATCACATTCTCCGGAGCAAACGCCTCTACAGCGATGCAGCGATGGTCGTGCAGACGGTGTGACTGCGTGACAAGAGTAGGCTCGCGCACTTTTGTGCCTGTACGCCGTCGTACTCCAAGCGCActcatctcctccttctcccacgCATCCTCctgtgcagcaccaccgtctACAGTGGCGCATCAACGCTCCCGTATTGTCATTCCACCGGTGGAGAGGCTGACGACACCGCAGAGTCCGCGGCTGTCGAGCTGCTACGTCAATGCGCAGACTTTGAATGACGGTagcgcgctgcaggcggaTGCACAGGAACCTGGTCATTTTCGATTTGCCATCAAgaacagcgagagaggactACTCGACCACGGCGTCACCCCCGACTCGATCTGCTTCATTGCCGAGGCTGAAGAAGAGTACCGCGCAAGCTCGGCCTACCTACATAACCGACCCGGTGGTGCCGGCTTGCCTGAGTCAGAAACGCACGTGGATAAAGTGACAGGGCAGAAGGTCACCACGACCCGGATTGCGGCGCCATTCGGGGAGACCTACGTGCCCTCCAACCAAGAGCGGTttgtggagcagcagcgcgtagGCGAGCTGAGCCGGCAGCGTAGCCTCGTCAACAAGCCATTCATGCTCGACGAACACGCACAGCTGAACCTGCGAAAGGAGCGTCAGTTGTGTGAGCTACTAGCCTCGCCTATGCCCCAGTTAGCGAAAGCAGACGAAGTGGCACACTTCCTGCTTAATGGCGTCTATGCGCAGAATCTGGCTCTGCAGCCAAGAACGTGTGAGTCGGTGATGCTGCTCTACTCGCACGCAAGCTTTCTCCGTCGACTGGCTGGGCCAACAAAACAGCAGCCTAGTCGCACACACGACATAGCTCAGCTGGCGTCTCGGTCAAGCGGGGCGGACACCGCCGCGGTGCCACTAACCCCGCAGGATGTCCCATTCTTAGATGACATGCGACGCTTGTACACTCACCAAAAGCGTTGCTTTATCAGCCCAACCCCCCTTTCACTGGAGCATCTCATGATGGCTCTCAGCATCGTTACAGCACCGAGCACAACGGCCTTCCATTTCGCTAACCGACTTCTCCTCGATGCGGACAAGTTCGTTCTGCTGCCGACGCGAACGACGTACACGGCGTACTTCACTGTGTGCCACGTGAACAACGCGATGCAGTTTGCCATGGCGCGTTACACTGACGCCGtgcaagcgctgcagcttcccGTCGACGCGCCAATGCTAACAGCGCTGCTCAAGGGCTTGAACGAGAGCGGctacgtggaggaggcggtggcgcttctGTCGCGAGTTCAGCACGTAGCGGTGTCCACACCACTCCTGAACGCGTCActggagacgctgctgctctcggaACAGCCGCTCTCGTGTTTCTCCCTCTACGACGCCATGCAGGGGTCCTCCGTGAAGTCAAGCGCAGAGACGTATacactgctgcttctcgcGTGTGAGAAGTCGCAGCAGTGGAGCCGCGTGACGGCGATCCTCGCTgagatgcagcgccgccgtgtgCGCGGCAATGAACAGACGCTAAACCTGCTGCTCAAGggcctgctgcaggagcgactGCACAGCTTTGCTGCCCAACTGTACCACACGATGCTGACAAAGAAGGTGCCCTTGTGGCCCGCACTGGAGTCTGGtgtgcggccgctgctgcggtgagcTTGAACGGTGCGAGCAGTGCCTGCATCTGTGAGGTGGATCAGGGTGGGTCTCCCATCTCGgctgctctctcccgctTTCCCTACCTTACGTTAcccctgtttctcttttccccgTAAGCACACGTACTTTGCATTGACACATCCAAAAAAAGCTGCAACAAACTGAGTGCGCTGCGCCCCAGCGCTTCtcgcaggtgtgcgtgtgtgttgtgggCGTTAGAGTGTTTTTCAGTCTTTGGCGAACTTGACGAGGCCTCCCTTTCCGCCGTTCTATGTGCTTGACGCAGAGCCGACTGCACAAGAGCGGGTGAGgagcaggggggagggcgtcACAAGCTCCCGTTCCCTACCGCTCTCACGTCTTGAATTCGGCAGGCGTGCACGGGTACTCCCGTTGTACTCTCTCGGTGAGTATGTGCGTCcatgtgcctgtgcgcgctcttgtgtatgtgtctcgGTGGCTCGTACTTCGTTCCATCttcctctgctctcctccacctccactgTTACACAATACACCTACACACCATCGCCCATGTATACGCACCTCTGCCTGTGCTtgtgtcggtgtgcgtgtgtgtgcccatcTGCACTGCAGTGAAACATACGCGATCATCGCTCCATCGACGACGCGTTTTCTTCACTGCCTGCGCACGAGTCCGAAATCGTCAGCATACGtgcaaagcaaagcaaaggaGGTGAGCGATGTCTGCGCCGCTAACCAAAAAGGAGGTAAAGCAAGAGGAACGCAAGTACAGCGACACTGCCGCTACGCAGGAGTCGAAGCACGACATCTTCGCCACCCAGGACACTTTCGGCGACCTCGCGCAGGACGAGAAGGAAGGCAccttgtatgtgtgtggtaACTGTACGGCGCAGCTCTACTTCAAGCCAGACTCGCGCCTCCTGTGTCCCATCTGCTCGCACATCACCGGTGTCTCGACTGTCTTCTACAAGATCCGTACCGAGCCTACTATGTACGATACAATCTGAGGCAGTGTGGCAGATGGCGAGGGGGTAGAAGTGTCGCTCTTGCAATGAAAGGTCAGggaggcgatgcggcagACACAAAACGTTGGTCGCGGCGTTGCTAATGCGCGAACTCCCTCACCGGCCTCAtcgcgcatgtgtgtgtttttttttggctgtTTGTCGCGCCGTTTCGATAAAATGTTAGACCTCCTGACGTAGTGGACTTgctcccccgcctctctcacactcTTACCTACGTGACCCAtctgctccccctccccccagaCACACCTCCGCAAACAAGTCCCAAAATGGGCGCTGACGATTCAAAAAGCTGccgaagggagggggagatggaAATGTGGGTGACGTGGCCTCTATCGCCACTTGACTTGGTAATTACGCAtacctctttccctctcttgctgaTGACCCTCTTATCCTTAAGTTTTAGCTCTCTAtttgtgcgcgtgggtgggAGAGTCTTGTCAGGGATGTCGGTGGCGGCAAAGTACTACTCATCTCCaactcacccctcccccttcccaccacTGCATGCCTTTACGCCTTTCCCATCCTctcatgtctctctctctctctttctcttacCGGTGGCTTCCCCATTGACTTTCAGCTTTTCGCGTGACGAGCGCTGACTGGAGTGTTATTTCCTCCTCCGTTGGCACACAACCCCGCATAGGAACCgaaccccccttcccctcatCCCTTTCAAGAGGTATGAGCGCGTTTCCCACGCCTACCCCGTCGACCGTTGGTCGCGCCGGAGCGAAGGAGgatggcgcggcggccgtagcgccgcagtgcgtgtgtgccaccTGTATGATGCGGGTGCCGATGCCTCGCTCTTCGTCCGTTTTCACATCGTTTCAGTGCCCCCAGTGCCGCATGAATGGCATGGATGCAAAGCTCGTCTACACAAGCCGCGCGTACCCGACGGAACACTCCACTCGATGACGCGCTTGCTAGCAAGCTGAGCGTAGAAAACAGGTGACGCTTTCCCTCtggcccctccctcctccccatgTTACTGGCCTGCGTCACCATCAGACCCAATTGATGGATTTCGACATGAATGAGCGCTATAAACTGGAGCGCCAACAGAAGGAGCAACAGCTTTGTCTTGATGGTCAGGTAGCCCGTCGActgcgctctctcctctcctcaacTATGCCTGTTTGTTCGCTCCCACGTACCTTGCCAAGGAGTAGACTGTCGATGGTCTCGCTATGCACATCTTCCTCGTAGTGGTTGCCACAGCGTCAGCACTAACTCGCCCATTTATTTCCCCGGGGGTGTTTGCGAGTCAACGCCCATTGAGAGACGTCGCTCAGCGGTGCTTCCCATCCCCGCACGCCTTACGATCTGCACTAAAGCACGTCGCTACTATCTTTGCACGTAAGAGTCACTCTCCTTCGTTTTTCCTCTGTTCCTCCCACCCCTGCGTTCTCACTATCGCTgatcctctctctcgccttttgTTTCTACGCTGCTGTAACGCAGTACAGTCCTGCCACTTGCAGAGACGAAGACGCATGTGCAacttctttcgctctccttAGTTTTCGCTTTAGACCGCCCACCTGCTCGCCTGAagttccccccccccccccccccccgacacGTTCTCGTTCGCTTTTTTGGTCTGCGTCCTCTGTGGACTCGTCGTTTCTGTTTCCCTGCAGCGGACTACCGTCAGTATGTCGATTGACCTCCTTGTGGAGGCGATCCATGCCTCGCCCATTCGTCTGTCACTGTGCATCTGTGGTGCAGGGGCCGGCGTCATTCGACGCCTCACTCGCGTGCCCGAGTGCAGCCGCACCCTGATCGAAGCTAACGTGCTCTATCATCGCTGCTCTACGCAGGCAGCATTAGATGGCCTGCCACGGCATATCGTCAGTGCTGATGCGGCTCGGCGACTGGCACAGCACGCTTTTCACAAGTCCCGTGATATCGCCTTTGCCGAAGCGCGTGAGCAGCTACAGCAGCTTCCACAGCTCACGTCCACGCTACCTAGGCCCCCGCAGGATCTGCTCTTCGGCGTTGGCGCTACATCTGCGATCAAGACGAGCCGCTCACGGCACAGCAGGGACgaggcgcatgtgtgtattTGGGGCGGCGCGGTCAACCTACTGGAGGACGTTTCCGATCAAAGTGGCGGCAGTCCTGCCATGCTCGGCGAGGTCCGCCACTATTACATGGAGATGCCGGACTGGCTGAGCAGGGCAGAGCAGGATGAGCAAGTGGAGCTGATGGTCCTCCATGCGATTGCGCGCATAGCGGAGTCGTGTATCCCTGCCGACACGGAGGTGGTGAGCAAGGGCACCCACACAGATGGTCAGCGCAGCTACCCACGCGCCGTGTTTCAAGCCCTGCTGCCCAGCGCTGGAGAAAACACCGCCGCTTGTGGCGAAGGCGTGAGCGTGTCGCGCTCATCACCTGGGCTTCCCATCGTCACGGGCTCTGTGCGGCTGTGCTCGATGCCGTCCGAATCCGCTCCGGAGTCGGTGTGCTTGAATCCATCCGGTGAGGTGCGACTTGCGCTGCAGAACGTCCTAAGCGCTGGCACCTCTGCCACTGCGCCCGACGGCAGTGTGCAAGACGTGTGCGCGTTGTGGAACATACATGGTGaattgcgctgcagcggtatTCCACCGTACCCAGAAGATGCTCGCaacgtcgcggcggcggtgataGACCACCAACAAGAGAGTGGGTACGATCGAAGCGCTGTCCCAGCCGGGTCCCGTAAGGTGATCCGTCTTCTCTACCCTGGATCGTTTAACCCGCTTCACTACGGACACACGGAGCTTGTACTGGCAGCCACGCGTGTACTGCTTcaacaagagcagcagaacgTGGAGCAGATGGCACTGCCGGCGCTGATCGAAGTGACGTATGAGATCGCAGTGAAGGCGGTTGATAAGGGCGTTATCGAGGTGGATGACCtggtgcagcgtgtgcgccagTTTTTGCACCGCGGCGAGCGGGTTGCCGTGACAACCGCGACCCTCTTCGTGGCCAAGGCGAGACTGTTCCCAGGCCACGGATTCCTCATCGGCATCGACACCGCCGTGCGCGTCCTGGATCCAAAGCACTACAGCAGGAACGAGGACGCAGCGGAGGCTGAGGCCGCAatggtggaggcgctgaCCCGCGACATTGCGAGCAGGGGGTGCTACTttgtggtgggtgggcgcaAGATGAGCGATGCTATGGGCTGGCAGGAACTATCGCTGCTAAGAATCCCGGAGAGCGTACGACACTTGTTTGTCGGCATCCCAGCCACGGAGTTTCGCGTCGATGTGAGCTCAACGGAGCTGCGTGCCCAACGCAACAGGCGTGGTGCAGAAAGACGCACACTCGGGAACTAAtctcagcagcggctgcgtggcaCAGTGCGTCGCTTAACTGGAGctgctctccccttcttcctctccccctgtatgtgtgtgcattCAGTAGCATCTTTGGTAGCCGCATAAGGCCAATTTACACCCATCCTTGCTATTCCCCAGCATCCCTTTGTCAGTGTGAGGGCTACAACTGCGTCATCAATGTTCTgatttgttgttgttgttgtttggcTGGCGGGGGCGGGCGGAGTTCTGTTTTACTCTGCCCTCCCTATCCCCCGCGCGCGTGTActcctgctctctcccactctttGTCTCTTCGCCTCTCCCTTGCTCGTGCGCTGGCCTCTCGGTGTGttgcgcctctcccctcctctctctgcccttACTCCCCGAATCGTGGAGTGGTGCCGTATGTGTGCCTGCGAGGCTGACGGGGTCGCACGAAGTGTAcacatgcagagagaaaaagaggcgaagcATATATGGCATGGCAAAAGTCATTTTCGGAGCCGCAACGGTGGAGGTCTACGCGCCCACAGAAACGTGCAGACCATCGCTTTGATCGATGTACTCTGCATCCAGTGGGACTTCCCCATTCAAACAGCGTATCGCATCATACGCCCGGGAGTCTGTGCTCATGTTGGTGAGTAATTTAAGCATACGAGCCCACCGGCAAGGGTGGGACGAGAGAGTTGTGTGCCGCTCCAGGCGTCACTTctaccgcccccccccctcccctttgttGTCCCTCTTTCCATGCCCTGTTTCCTGACGTGCGCACAtgtgcctctcctttccctcgctTAATCTGTTCCCCATTCACTCTCCCTTCTCACACATTCCTCAACGCTTTCAAGACTCGCTCATGCAATTCCCCAACGCGCGCACGCCTCTTTCTGCATCCTGTGGACAAGTACACCCGGCTGCAAGTATCGACGAGGGTGCAGTCTGCCTCTTTGCTTCGTGGCACCGCGACGAGGGGAAACAACAGGCACgcagtgcagcggtgtcgcaggagcacacacacgggcgAATGCTGAGCGAGGCGCAGGAGACGGGACTGTCACAGTATTATTGGGCCATAGACACGTCGCTCTCGTTTAAACCCCTACACAAACCTCTCTGAGTGTATTTTCGGGTAGCGCTTGGCCCAacgcccctcttctcttttttacTTCAGAGTGGGTTGTGGCCTTAGATCGATCGGCCTTTCGCTTCGTCATCACTGTTCGTTTTCCTCCCTAATCGCTTGCTCCCACCCCCACGATCCTCTCGTGTCGCAGCCATGCTGTCGCACACCGCTGTCTGGCTGCGGGTGCTCAGCCGCAAGAACAAAACCCCCCAACGCATGTCGAACTTCACTAAGGTAACAAACCTAaacaaggcggagaaggcgaagattGAGACGATCGATGGTGACGTCGTCAAGGGTCGTGGCCGTGTGCACCGCCGCTCGCACAGCGGGTTGAAGGATGCCATCGAAGCGATGGAGCACCCAGCCATTTGGCTATGGTACCCGTGGCGCAAGAACCCAGAGCCGCCGACGCCGTACATGCCATCGCAGCGCGCGCTCAAGAACGTCCACGGCGCCATCTTCGCCGATCTTACCCCTATtcagaagaagaagcaggAGCAGATGCTCTACGGAGTGAACATCCCCGAGACGCGGGTCATGAGGttcgagcagcagcacccactcCTTGCAATGGCGCTGAAGCAGTTGGATGGGCAGCCGAAGGGGTTCCCTTTTTGGTACAAGAAGTACCCGACGCGTCGCCACGCCTATGAGCAGCGCTTCAGCGTACCGCCAGAGATGCTGGAGGGGTACAGCGACAGTATCAAGAAGGCCTTTGGTAAAGACATGATGACGATTCAGGAGAAGCAGTTCTCGCAGGAGGCAATGTACATGGAGCGGTACGCCGAGCACGACTTCGACACGACCAGCCCGGCCGTGCTGGCGGTGAAGCGGGCGCTGAaagtgcgtgtgctgcggaACCACTTGCTGACGAACCCACACAACAACATTGTCAAGACAATTCTAGCAAACACTGAACGAAAGCTGAACCACACTCTTCGCCGACTGCGCAAAGTTGACTTCAAACGTTATTGGGAGATAATTCGCGACCACGATGTGCAggacgtgctgcagccgccaaaCCTTGTGACGTATAGGCAGGGCTCGTACTGGCGGTACGACTGGAACGCAGGGTTAGCGATAAGCACGCAACTTGCGGACGTGCTGGACCCGCGCGGCCTCAACGGCTGCGTCGAGACGGGCCGCTCCCGTTCCGAGGTGGCTCGAGATCTCGGCCTCTCGTACACACGCCCGTTGCaggaaaacgagaagaagcagCTCTCGGAGCAGGCTGTCTACTACGAGCGGCTGGCTAAGTTTAAGATGGAGCAACCGGAGGCGGCACGCGCGCAGGAGCGGGAGCGCTTTGTCCGCAAGTTCTCCGGCATGTTCCTCAAGCTGGATATCAAGTCCGGTGTCCCTGACTTCCCAAGCACGTACCGCAAGCTTCTCGGAACGCAGGTGGCGCGGTGGTCGTCGAAGCGGCACGGTCCCATGTAGTTCCACGCAGACCCTTTGCGCGATGTGCTCAGTGCTGTATGTAGtacgtgtgtacgtgtgttgCTTCACACCAGTCCGTCTTGGCAAGGGACCTCTTTGTGGTTCCCTTTTTGTTATCGCCTCTTCacttggtgtgtgtgtgtgtgctcagTTGTCTGGGTGATATTGGATGAGGTAGCTGAGTGGTGGTCGATGTCGCCGTCTCTCCGCGTGCATACGTGTTTGACCTCCTCTTGTGCGCCTGAGAGTGAAAGCATGCAtgtcttcgtctctctctccctctctctctctctgactgtGTCGGCGCGGGTTCGCGCCTTCTTCCCTGTTGTGTCCTCATTTATGTGTCCGCCTCCGACGGTGTCTACTCTCTAACAACACAAAACAAAGCCGGAGAGCCATTTGCCGTGTACGAGTGATGTGACAGCCACGTACGTGGCGCGCATTCAGAAACGACGGAGATGTGccttgtatgtgtgcgtgtatgggtggAAAGTACACAAGTCCCAATCAAGATGGCTCACGTACTGTTGTGAGGAGAGCGTGCGCCATCGATTTCATCACCAAGCCCGCATACCACCCTTTTAAGCTCTGGACAGGagccttcctctcccttgcaGATTCTtctccctgtgtgcgtgtgtgtgtgtgtgtactgtACTGTCAAAGGGGTTCGTGTCGCCCCCTTTatttccttcctcctctactccccccctcccctgctccATCTTGCATCATCTTGCGTTGCTTGGGTGGCGCAGTGACTCCGGAAAATCAAGCCTCCATGCACACGCAAGAGCATAAGAAGAGAACCTTGAGACGCGTGTCTTATGTGTATCAGCAGCACTCATCACGCTCTCCGTCagctgcctcctcgtcgctccTCCGGGTCTTGTAGGTTCACAAACACTTGCATtagaggagggaaagagggcaCGGCGCAGAGCTGGTACACCCACCTGAAACCCTCATCTTCATTTCATGTGGTGATGCCCTTAGAGCATACTCTTACCGCCTCATAGACAGATACGTACACCCAGGTGGCACGTTGGAGCaactgccctccccctcctacCGCCGCCCACTCGAGGTGCTGATGCCCAGAGTGCCAGACAAGATATTGGTAGGCCCCACCACGTACGTGCATTTCCGTCGCAAGCACAGGGACTACTACGCGCCGGACTTCTTAATCGGCGGCGATGATCTACcatcggcgccgtcgctggagAATAGCGAGCACGTGTGGCGCTACAGCGTGTCGAAGGAGTACAACAACAccgttttctttttcaaCACATTGTCGCGCAAGTCCGTATGGGTGCTTCCGGTTGTGCACCTCGATGGCCGCACGGAGCCACTGGGTGAAGGTGAGTTGATGCGCACCCTCTACTCCAGTGTCGTCGATGGAGGAACTGGTTCGGTGCAAGAGACGACGAGCAATGAACTCAGCAAAGCCAGTGTGCACGGCGAGGAAAAATATTGGGCCGCTCGCAAGAAGCTCAACGTCGACCTCACTGACTCATTCCGTCCATCACCTCAATCAGCGTCAGCCGTCGTGGATCATTCAAAGTCGACGAGGGATAACTCTCCTCGCGATACCCTCTCGGCAACAGCGACTTcactcgctgcagcgccatccgcCGGGTCTTCCTCACCGCTAAAGGCGGTCACTGGAGAGCGGACACTTGAAGCAGAAGTGGGTGGCGCCTCTGTTTTGCCGAGCACAGTTGCCGAAGGAGAACACCATAGACCAACATTGCAGGACCGAATCGCTGCGTGGCGGAcccgccagcgctgctcagCGTCGCAAGCAGAAGCCCAGGAGCAACAAATCTCTACCACTGAGAGCCCAACAGTGTCCACGGCCGCGACGGCGAAGATGCACCCTCTGGCTATTGAAGATCCCTTTGTTTACGCAATGTCATCTACAGTGCCAACCGACAAGGAGTGCGGTTCCTCGAGCGCACCAGGTGTGCTCCACACGGAGAAGAACGACGTGCTAACGGGCACGCCTGGCGGGTCGTATCACCACTTACCCGTGTATACCCAGTCGCTAGGAGCTGCCGTTGCTTCTCCTGACCCTGAGGGCGCGTTGCACACGCCGGTGTCGAAGCAGGGTCAGTCGCTCAAGAGCCACACCGTTGCGCCTCCAGCCAAACTCACATCACCTCCCATCCAGGGGTGGGAACTCGCGACCGCCACAGAACTTCTCCGTCGAGAAAAAATTGCCGCCATGCGGCAGGAAATAGCGGCACTGGagtgccgtcgccgcgcgTTGGCTGTGGagcaggcagaggcagaggagtGCGCGCGTCTAgcacaggcacgcgccaCCGCTGAGCGTGCACGCTTGCAAGACGCGGAACAGGCTGCACGTGAACAGGCCcagcgacgcgctgctgaaTCGCGTGTACAGGACGTGAACGAGTACTtgtcgaagcagcggcagttgCAGGAAGTAGCGCAGTCGACTGTAGAGGACTCGTTCACGTACGCCTCTCGTAttgctgcgcagctcgcagcagcagcccctcGACCAGAGAACATCCTCATCCCCAGCAAAGGGAATTCGAGTGAAGCGGGTAGTGGCGCGAGTGCGCGGCTTACACCGCCTCATTACCGCGTCCATCAAGTTGGCCGAGTTGTACCGGCTGTAGTAGCGCCTCAAGCTGCATTACCGATGGCAGAGGAGCCGGACCGTCATGCAGCAGTGAAGAAAGACGGAGAAAGTGCTGTGGTAGGAACACTGCGTGACACACTAACCGGCGCGCCTACGTCGGCTGGCATGACGACGactcagcgccgccagcagcgcctcgcttATGCGATGCCACACTTGTACGAGGGAGAGGTCATCACCTACCGCCCTAGCAGCAACTTTACCCGCCAGGCAGCCCTGCACGATGGTACCGCTGCGATCAGGAACCAACCTCCTCGAACGCTCAATTCCTCGGCAGGCCCCACCGCACCGGTTATCTTGGCGTCCAAGCGCGATGGCACAGGCACGCAGTACTACGATGCGGCCCACCAGCACTTCTTCACCGGCACCTGGCGCGAGGACAACCGAGAAGGTATCGGTGTATTATCGCTGCCAACCACTGCGGTGCAGGGCAGCTGGCAAGGCGACCAACTAGTCGGGCCTGCCGTCTTGCAAACACGGCACAGCAAAGGCACAGTCACTTTCATCTCCGGGAAGCCAGCCGGCGGCTCACAGGCACCCGGGACTAGCCCTTCTAGAACCTCTTCGCGTCCCAACGGCGCACTCCCGTCCGGAGCCTCGTACACATCGAACACCACAGATGGCACCACCACGTTGACCGGTAACGCCGTTGTGGAGCTGGACAACAAGGCGCTGTTCGTCGGTGCTCTCAAGGAGGGCCGAGTGCGTGCTCCATATATCCTTCAGCTGGGACAGGGCGACTACATCGAATGGATTGGCGCTTCCGCGTGCCACAAAGGACATGCTCGTGTACCTGATGGCACATCAGGCGAGCTGCTAAAGCACACCCCCGCCCATTtggcctcctcgtcctcctccgtctccgctTTGAAAGTTGGCACTGGTGAGTGCCGCATCCGCTTTCGCAATGGCGACACCTACGTTGGGCATGTCTGCAACTTTCAACTCCACGGCTTCGGCTACTACCGCTTCGCCGAGGACGGGCACTCCTACACAGGTCACTTTGAGGGTGGCTGGCCGCACGGGAAGGGACTGCTAATCTTTGCAAACAGCGACGTCTACCGCGGGGGCTTCGCGAAGGGGCTCTTCAATGGCCACGGCACGTATGCCTCACACGCGGAGCAGTACGTATACGAGGGTGACTGGATAGCTGGAAAGATGAACGGTGAGGGCTCGCTAGCCTTTGCCAACGGCGATGTATGGAAGGGCACCTTCAAGGACGACAATCGTGTAGCCGGTGCGTACACGACGCTCGCGTAAAGCGCATAGTGAGATGCTCGAGGTTCATCTTGTATGGTTCCCCATCTCACGGATAGCAACTGACCCTCGAGTTTCGGTCGTGCGTGCCCCTGCCTTACCGCAACCCTCCACCCTGACACCGATCTCCCCCCAATCATGGCCTAGTGCACGTCTTCACAAGGTACTGCTGTTCGCAGGTGAGACCAGAAGGACAGGGAAATATCTTCATGGAAGATTG
This window contains:
- a CDS encoding hypothetical protein (TriTrypDB/GeneDB-style sysID: LpmP.20.4720) — its product is MQRWSCRRCDCVTRVGSRTFVPVRRRTPSALISSFSHASSCAAPPSTVAHQRSRIVIPPVERLTTPQSPRLSSCYVNAQTLNDGSALQADAQEPGHFRFAIKNSERGLLDHGVTPDSICFIAEAEEEYRASSAYLHNRPGGAGLPESETHVDKVTGQKVTTTRIAAPFGETYVPSNQERFVEQQRVGELSRQRSLVNKPFMLDEHAQLNLRKERQLCELLASPMPQLAKADEVAHFLLNGVYAQNLALQPRTCESVMLLYSHASFLRRLAGPTKQQPSRTHDIAQLASRSSGADTAAVPLTPQDVPFLDDMRRLYTHQKRCFISPTPLSLEHLMMALSIVTAPSTTAFHFANRLLLDADKFVLLPTRTTYTAYFTVCHVNNAMQFAMARYTDAVQALQLPVDAPMLTALLKGLNESGYVEEAVALLSRVQHVAVSTPLLNASLETLLLSEQPLSCFSLYDAMQGSSVKSSAETYTLLLLACEKSQQWSRVTAILAEMQRRRVRGNEQTLNLLLKGLLQERLHSFAAQLYHTMLTKKVPLWPALESGVRPLLR
- a CDS encoding DNA-directed RNA polymerase 2, RPB12 subunit, putative (TriTrypDB/GeneDB-style sysID: LpmP.20.4730): MSAPLTKKEVKQEERKYSDTAATQESKHDIFATQDTFGDLAQDEKEGTLYVCGNCTAQLYFKPDSRLLCPICSHITGVSTVFYKIRTEPTMYDTI
- a CDS encoding hypothetical protein (TriTrypDB/GeneDB-style sysID: LpmP.20.4740), with protein sequence MSIDLLVEAIHASPIRLSLCICGAGAGVIRRLTRVPECSRTLIEANVLYHRCSTQAALDGLPRHIVSADAARRLAQHAFHKSRDIAFAEAREQLQQLPQLTSTLPRPPQDLLFGVGATSAIKTSRSRHSRDEAHVCIWGGAVNLLEDVSDQSGGSPAMLGEVRHYYMEMPDWLSRAEQDEQVELMVLHAIARIAESCIPADTEVVSKGTHTDGQRSYPRAVFQALLPSAGENTAACGEGVSVSRSSPGLPIVTGSVRLCSMPSESAPESVCLNPSGEVRLALQNVLSAGTSATAPDGSVQDVCALWNIHGELRCSGIPPYPEDARNVAAAVIDHQQESGYDRSAVPAGSRKVIRLLYPGSFNPLHYGHTELVLAATRVLLQQEQQNVEQMALPALIEVTYEIAVKAVDKGVIEVDDLVQRVRQFLHRGERVAVTTATLFVAKARLFPGHGFLIGIDTAVRVLDPKHYSRNEDAAEAEAAMVEALTRDIASRGCYFVVGGRKMSDAMGWQELSLLRIPESVRHLFVGIPATEFRVDVSSTELRAQRNRRGAERRTLGN
- a CDS encoding hypothetical protein (TriTrypDB/GeneDB-style sysID: LpmP.20.4750); the protein is MLSHTAVWLRVLSRKNKTPQRMSNFTKVTNLNKAEKAKIETIDGDVVKGRGRVHRRSHSGLKDAIEAMEHPAIWLWYPWRKNPEPPTPYMPSQRALKNVHGAIFADLTPIQKKKQEQMLYGVNIPETRVMRFEQQHPLLAMALKQLDGQPKGFPFWYKKYPTRRHAYEQRFSVPPEMLEGYSDSIKKAFGKDMMTIQEKQFSQEAMYMERYAEHDFDTTSPAVLAVKRALKVRVLRNHLLTNPHNNIVKTILANTERKLNHTLRRLRKVDFKRYWEIIRDHDVQDVLQPPNLVTYRQGSYWRYDWNAGLAISTQLADVLDPRGLNGCVETGRSRSEVARDLGLSYTRPLQENEKKQLSEQAVYYERLAKFKMEQPEAARAQERERFVRKFSGMFLKLDIKSGVPDFPSTYRKLLGTQVARWSSKRHGPM
- a CDS encoding hypothetical protein (TriTrypDB/GeneDB-style sysID: LpmP.20.4760) translates to MPRVPDKILVGPTTYVHFRRKHRDYYAPDFLIGGDDLPSAPSLENSEHVWRYSVSKEYNNTVFFFNTLSRKSVWVLPVVHLDGRTEPLGEGELMRTLYSSVVDGGTGSVQETTSNELSKASVHGEEKYWAARKKLNVDLTDSFRPSPQSASAVVDHSKSTRDNSPRDTLSATATSLAAAPSAGSSSPLKAVTGERTLEAEVGGASVLPSTVAEGEHHRPTLQDRIAAWRTRQRCSASQAEAQEQQISTTESPTVSTAATAKMHPLAIEDPFVYAMSSTVPTDKECGSSSAPGVLHTEKNDVLTGTPGGSYHHLPVYTQSLGAAVASPDPEGALHTPVSKQGQSLKSHTVAPPAKLTSPPIQGWELATATELLRREKIAAMRQEIAALECRRRALAVEQAEAEECARLAQARATAERARLQDAEQAAREQAQRRAAESRVQDVNEYLSKQRQLQEVAQSTVEDSFTYASRIAAQLAAAAPRPENILIPSKGNSSEAGSGASARLTPPHYRVHQVGRVVPAVVAPQAALPMAEEPDRHAAVKKDGESAVVGTLRDTLTGAPTSAGMTTTQRRQQRLAYAMPHLYEGEVITYRPSSNFTRQAALHDGTAAIRNQPPRTLNSSAGPTAPVILASKRDGTGTQYYDAAHQHFFTGTWREDNREGIGVLSLPTTAVQGSWQGDQLVGPAVLQTRHSKGTVTFISGKPAGGSQAPGTSPSRTSSRPNGALPSGASYTSNTTDGTTTLTGNAVVELDNKALFVGALKEGRVRAPYILQLGQGDYIEWIGASACHKGHARVPDGTSGELLKHTPAHLASSSSSVSALKVGTGECRIRFRNGDTYVGHVCNFQLHGFGYYRFAEDGHSYTGHFEGGWPHGKGLLIFANSDVYRGGFAKGLFNGHGTYASHAEQYVYEGDWIAGKMNGEGSLAFANGDVWKGTFKDDNRVAGAYTTLA